AGTCGAGATCGTGCTCGACCCGTCGAACCGCCTGGTCGACGTGGCGGCGGAAGGCGTCGACCTGGGCGTGCGCTATGGCCAGGGAAGCTGGCCGGAGGTCGACAGCCAGCTTCTGGCCAGGGTGGAAGTCTACCCGGTGGCAGCGCCGGCGATCGCCGCGCAATTGCCGCCCGAGCCGACGTCGGACGACCTGCGGCGCTTCACCCTGGTCCACGAGGACGGCGAATTGTGGTCGCGCTGGTTTGCCCTGGTCGACGGCGAGGGTAGCGAACCGCCCTCGCCTCCCGGCCTGATGCTGCACGACACGCACCTGGCGATCGAGGCGGCCGCCCTGGGGGCGGGCATCGCCCTGGGGGATTCCGTGCTGGATATCGACGACCTCAGGTCCGGGCGGCTGATCCGCCTCACCCCGCGGGCCATGCCGTGCTACGCCTATTGGATCGTCACCCCGCCCCGGCGACGGCTGTCCGCGCCCGCCCGGCTGTTCCGCGACTGGCTGCTGGCGACGATGGCCGCCGCCTTGCCGGGGTCGACATGATTTCGCCAAGTCTTGCGCTCTCTCCGCCGCTTGCGGGGGAGAGGGAGGGGACCCGGCGCGAAGCGACGGGGAGGGTGAGGTGGTGGAACGGGCAGGAGCACGCCCTACGCCGACGCCCACCTCACCCAACCCTCTCCCCCTGAGGGCGGAGAGGGCTAACACAAGGAGAACAGCCATGCTTGATCATCTGGGTTTCGCCGTATCGGACCTTGCCCGCCTCAAGGCCTTCTACCTGGCCGCATTGGCCCCTTAGGGATCGATGTGATCATGGAAGTGACAGTCGAGCAGACCGGGGCGGAGGCCCACGTCGGCCTTGGCACCCAGGGCAAGCCGTTCTTCTGGATCTCCAGCGGCGGCCGGCCGGCCGGGCACATGCACATCGCCTTCGCCGCGCCCGACCGGGCGAGCGTCGATGCCTTCTACGAGGCGGCCCTCGCCGCCGGCGGCAAGGACAACGGCGCGCCGGGCCTGCGCCCGCACTATCATGCCAACTATTATGGCGCCTTCGTTCTAGACCCGGACGGCCACAACGTCGAAGCCGTGTGCCATGGCCCCAATCCCGCCTAGCCACCCCCGAAACGGGCGCCCATAATCGCCCACCACGCGTCGCCGGCGCATTCGAGTCGCTCATGCAGATCTACCTGCCCATCGCGGAATTGTCGGTCGACGTTTTCCTTCTTCTGGGGCTGGGCGGCGCGGTCGGCTTTCTGTCGGGCCTGTTCGGCGTGGGCGGCGGTTTCCTGATCACGCCGCTGCTGATCTTCATCGGCGTGCCGCCGGCGGTGGCGGTCGGCACCGGGGCGCAGCAGGTGGTGGCCACCTCGGTCTCGGGCGTGATCGCCCACTGGCGCCGCGGCTCGGTCGACATTCCCATGGGCCTGGTGCTCACCGCCGGCGGCCTGGTCGGCTCCGGCCTCGGCTCCTGGGCCTTCGCGGCCCTGCGCAAGGCCGGCACCGTCGATGTCGTCGTCGCCGTGTTCTATGTCGTGTTCCTGGGCACCATCGGCAGCCTGATGCTGATCGAGTCGGCGGGCACGATCTGGAAGCAGCGGCGCGGGACCGCCCGGCGGCGCAAGCTGCACCAGCATAGCTGGGTGCATGGCCTGCCCTTCAAGATGCGCTTCCGCAAGTCGCGCCTCTATATCAGCGCGCTGGTGCCGCTGGCGCTGGGCTTCGGCATCGGCATCCTGTCGGCCATCATGGGCGTGGGCGGCGGCTTCATCCTGGTGCCGGCCATGATCTATCTGCTGGGCATGCCGACCCAGGCGGTCATCGGCACGTCGCTGTTCCAGGTGATTTTCGTCACCGCCTCTGTCACCTTCCTGCAGGCGGTGGCAAACCAGTCGGTCGATATCCTGCTCGCCATGATCATGCTGTTCGGCTCGGTCATCGGCGCGCAATTCGGCACCCGCGTGTCGCTGCGGCTGAAGGGCGAGCAATTGCGCATCCTGCTCAGCCTACTGGTGCTGTCGGTGGGGATCCGGCTGGCCTACGACCTGCTGGCCGAACCGGCCGAGCTGTTCTCGCTCAGCCTGATCGGGGCACGGCTATGAGGCGCCTCTGCCTTCTCCTGCTGTGCCTCCTGTCCCCCCTGACGGCGCGGGCCGACAGCCTGATGACCGACCTGTCGGAACGCCTGATCGCCATCACCTCCAGCTTCACCGGTTCGTCGATCCTGGTCTTCGGCGCGGTGGTGGCCGACGGCCCGGGCAAGCGCGACGTGGTGGTGGTGCTGCGCGGCCCGGACCAGGGCCTGCGCGTCCGCCGCAAGGAGCAGGTGGCGGGCATCTGGATGAACACCGATGCCCACCCCTTTGAAGCCGTGCCCGCGTTCTATGCCGTGGCGGCCACCCGCCCCTTGGCCGAGATCAATGCAGCCAGTGCCTTCGCCCGCCACCAGATCGGCTTGAGCGCCTTGAAGCTGAAGGTGCGCGGCCTGTCGGAGACGTCCGAGGAGGCGAGCGAGGCCGTGCCCTTCCGTACCGCCCTCCTGCGGCTGAAAGCCCGCCAGGGCCTCTACCCGCTGATGACCCAGCCGGTCACCTTCGTCGGCCCCAGCCTGTTCCGTGCCACCTTCCAGTTCCCGTCGAACGTCCCCGTCGGCAGCTACAAGGCTGAGATCTATCTGTTCAAGGACGGCGAGTTGATCGGCGCCAATTCCTCGGCCCTGTTCGTCGACAAGACGGGCATCGAACGCTGGATCTACAAGGCGGCGCTCAACTATCCCGTGCTCTATGGTCTCAGCGCCGTCTTCATCGCGGCCGGCATCGGCTGGCTCGCGGCACTCGCCTTCAGAAGAACCTGAGACCTCGATGTTCTTTGTCGCGGCCAAGCTGTTCTGGATCGTCGCGGCACCGGCCAGCCTGGCCTGCTTGCTGGCGGTGCTGGCCCTGGCCGCGCGCCTTGCCGGCCGGCGGCGGTTGGCGATGGCGGCCCTGTGGGCTTCGGCCTCGATCCTGATCGTCGCCGGGGCCACCCCGCTCGGCCCCTGGGCGGGCAGCCTCCTCGAGACACGCTATCCGGCGCGGCCGCCACTGCCGGCCGAGATTGCCGGCATCGTCGTCCTGGGCGGGGCGCTGGACACCGATCGGTCGATCGCCTGGGACATGCCCGTCATCGCTGGCGAGGGCGAGCGGATTTTCGGCCTGGTCGAGTTGGGCCGCCGGTTTCCCGGCGCGCCGATCATCTATGCCGGCGGCTATGGCGGGCTGGGCACGGTCGAGAAGGTCGAGGCGGCCTTCGCCCGCACCCTGCTGGAACAGATCGGTTTCGATGCCGACCGGGTGCGCTTCGACGACCAGCCGCGCAACACCATCGAGAACGAGGCGCGGGCACGCGAACTGGCGGGCGATATCGCCAGCAGGCCCTGGCTCCTGGTCACCGGCGCCATGCACATGCCCCGCGCCGTGGGCGTGTTCCGCGGTGCCGGCTGGTCGATCATCCCCTGGCCGGTCGGCCCCGCCACCCTGTCCCCCGATGGGCCATGGCAACCGCTGGCCCCGGGCGAGACCTTGATGGTCTCGACCCAGGCCGCGCGCGAGTGGATCGGCCTGCTCGCCTACTACCTGGCCGGTAACACCGAGTCCCTGCTGCCAGACTGATTACGGCCTTCATCGCGCTGTGGCGATCCGCACACGTATATTTAACAATATATTAAAGTTATATTTATTTAATTGACTAATAATCACTGTTTGAAAATTTTAACCACATTCGCTAGCGCGCTTTTGCGTAAATGCCTTCAAGGATGTGCATCATGGGACACCACCGCCTCACTCCCCGCCCAGGCCGGATCGTGCTGGCCGGCGCCAGCCTCGGCGCGCTGCTGGCCGCCGCCGTTCCGGCGCTGGCGACCGACGGCTATTTCTCGAACGGCATCGGCCCCCAGGCCAAGGGCATCGGCGGCGCCGCCATCGCCTACCCCAAGGATTCGCTGGCGATTGCCAGCAACCCGGCCTCGGCCACGGTGCTGGGCAACCGGGTCGATATCGGCGTGGAATGGTTCCGGCCCGACCGTGAAGCCTCGATCAACGGCAACCTGGCCGGCCCGGACCAGACCTTCGACGGCAGCGGCAAGGAAGACTTCTTCATTCCCGAGATCGGCTATGTCCAGCAGATCGGCAACGGGCTGGCGGTCGGCATTGCCGTCTACGGCAACGGTGGCATGAACACCACCTACGAGCAGAACCCCTATGCCCGGTTCGGTGCGACCGGCGAGGCCGGCGTCAACTTCGAACAGCTTTTCGTCTCGCCCGTCATCGCCTATGAGGTGGCGCCCGGGCACAGCATCGGGGTCTCGTTCAACCTGGCCTATCAGCGCTTCAACGCCAAGGGCATCGGCCTGTTCGCCGGCTTCTCGCAGGATCCGGCCCATGTCTCGAACCAGGGCAACGACGATGCCTTCGGTTACGGCTTCCGGATCGGCTATCTGGGTCAGATCACACCCTGGCTGACCGTCGGCGCCACCTATCAATCCAAGACCTGGGCTGAGGAATTCGACAAGTATGCCGGCCTGTTCGCCGACCAGGGCGATTTCGACGCACCTGCCAACTATGGCGTGGGCGTCGCCTTCCACGCCCCCCATGGCGTCGACCTGGTGGGCGAGATCCAGCAGATCGAATATTCCGACGTCAGCGCGGTCGGCAACAGCGTCAACAGCCTGTTTGCCGGCAAGCCGCTGGGCTCCAGCGACGGGCCCGGCTTTGGCTGGGACGACGTGACCGTGTTCCGCCTGGGCGCCAACTACCAGATCACGCCGGAATGGCAGATCCGCGGCGGCTGGGCCTATGCCACCCAGCCGGTGCAGGAAGGCGAGACCTTCTTCAACATCCTGGCCCCGGGTGTCGTCCAGCATCACTTCACCCTGGGCGCCACCT
This DNA window, taken from Oleomonas cavernae, encodes the following:
- a CDS encoding LysR substrate-binding domain-containing protein — its product is MSRHLPPLNATRAFEAAFRHESFAKAAAELNVSHAAVSRHIRDLELWLGVTLFERRAKGVGLTLAGRRFGAALVPAFDALEQATAAERPGQAGKRITVTLEPVFAQRWLLRRLSDFQAAQPQVEIVLDPSNRLVDVAAEGVDLGVRYGQGSWPEVDSQLLARVEVYPVAAPAIAAQLPPEPTSDDLRRFTLVHEDGELWSRWFALVDGEGSEPPSPPGLMLHDTHLAIEAAALGAGIALGDSVLDIDDLRSGRLIRLTPRAMPCYAYWIVTPPRRRLSAPARLFRDWLLATMAAALPGST
- a CDS encoding VOC family protein, which encodes MEVTVEQTGAEAHVGLGTQGKPFFWISSGGRPAGHMHIAFAAPDRASVDAFYEAALAAGGKDNGAPGLRPHYHANYYGAFVLDPDGHNVEAVCHGPNPA
- a CDS encoding sulfite exporter TauE/SafE family protein: MQIYLPIAELSVDVFLLLGLGGAVGFLSGLFGVGGGFLITPLLIFIGVPPAVAVGTGAQQVVATSVSGVIAHWRRGSVDIPMGLVLTAGGLVGSGLGSWAFAALRKAGTVDVVVAVFYVVFLGTIGSLMLIESAGTIWKQRRGTARRRKLHQHSWVHGLPFKMRFRKSRLYISALVPLALGFGIGILSAIMGVGGGFILVPAMIYLLGMPTQAVIGTSLFQVIFVTASVTFLQAVANQSVDILLAMIMLFGSVIGAQFGTRVSLRLKGEQLRILLSLLVLSVGIRLAYDLLAEPAELFSLSLIGARL
- a CDS encoding TIGR02186 family protein — translated: MRRLCLLLLCLLSPLTARADSLMTDLSERLIAITSSFTGSSILVFGAVVADGPGKRDVVVVLRGPDQGLRVRRKEQVAGIWMNTDAHPFEAVPAFYAVAATRPLAEINAASAFARHQIGLSALKLKVRGLSETSEEASEAVPFRTALLRLKARQGLYPLMTQPVTFVGPSLFRATFQFPSNVPVGSYKAEIYLFKDGELIGANSSALFVDKTGIERWIYKAALNYPVLYGLSAVFIAAGIGWLAALAFRRT
- a CDS encoding YdcF family protein; its protein translation is MFFVAAKLFWIVAAPASLACLLAVLALAARLAGRRRLAMAALWASASILIVAGATPLGPWAGSLLETRYPARPPLPAEIAGIVVLGGALDTDRSIAWDMPVIAGEGERIFGLVELGRRFPGAPIIYAGGYGGLGTVEKVEAAFARTLLEQIGFDADRVRFDDQPRNTIENEARARELAGDIASRPWLLVTGAMHMPRAVGVFRGAGWSIIPWPVGPATLSPDGPWQPLAPGETLMVSTQAAREWIGLLAYYLAGNTESLLPD
- a CDS encoding OmpP1/FadL family transporter, whose product is MGHHRLTPRPGRIVLAGASLGALLAAAVPALATDGYFSNGIGPQAKGIGGAAIAYPKDSLAIASNPASATVLGNRVDIGVEWFRPDREASINGNLAGPDQTFDGSGKEDFFIPEIGYVQQIGNGLAVGIAVYGNGGMNTTYEQNPYARFGATGEAGVNFEQLFVSPVIAYEVAPGHSIGVSFNLAYQRFNAKGIGLFAGFSQDPAHVSNQGNDDAFGYGFRIGYLGQITPWLTVGATYQSKTWAEEFDKYAGLFADQGDFDAPANYGVGVAFHAPHGVDLVGEIQQIEYSDVSAVGNSVNSLFAGKPLGSSDGPGFGWDDVTVFRLGANYQITPEWQIRGGWAYATQPVQEGETFFNILAPGVVQHHFTLGATWSAPSGLEVSAYGLYAPKTTVEGENSIPASFGGGNADVSLSEVAFGLQVGWKFGAR